In Spirosoma pollinicola, the genomic window ACCAGCCAGTGTTGCAGCAACGGCTTGTTTGGCAACATCGTCGGGTGTCATATTAACCTTTTCAGCCGCCTTTCGGCCTTTATCGCCGATTTGTGCCCGGTCAACGAAATTCGTGTCGGTAGCGCCGGGACATACGCAGGTAACAGACACCGGCGTGCGTTTCAATTCCTGATGCAATCCCCGGCTAAACTGAAGGACGAATGATTTTGAGGCAGCATACAAACTTAATCCCGGCACGGCTTGGTATGCCGCTGAACTGCCAATGTTGAGAATGTAGGACTTAGATTGCTGCTTGAGTTGCGGCAAAAACAGGTAGGTCAACTCGACCAGTGTCGTCATGTTGACCGCCATCATGCTGTTGTGCTCGGCCATAGCATGTTTCTCGAAAGGACCGCTCAGGCCGTAGCCCGCATTATTTACCAGCATGCCAATGGTGTATTTCTTTTTGCTACACCAGTCAAAAACCTGTTGAGCGGCTCCGGTTTCAGCCAGATCAATAGCCAGGAAATCGGTCTTTATGCCATGGTCGGTGGCTAACTGGCCCGCTATCTCCTGCAACAGCGATGAGGAGCGGGCAACCAGCAACAGATCGAACTTCCGACGGGCAAGCTCTTTGGCAATGGAGAGACCAATCCCTTTGCTGGCTCCGGTAATTAAGGCGTAGGGCATAAAAAATAAGTTATAAAGTCAATAAGTCGGTAATGGAGCCGCCTGTCCGGTCGGTAAATGGCAAACACGAGCGTATTGCTTTTGCTTCAGCCACTTACCGACCGGGCGGGCGGCCCCGTTACCGACTTATTGACTTACCGACTATTTAGATGTTTACTTTCGAAATAAAGCGGTGATAGAATGGAGTTTTACTGTTGGCGTTTTTAGGCATGTATTTACCTGTTACAACAGGAACATACATAACCCGCCGACGGCTGCCTTCACCAACTAAAGGTGATTGTTGAGCCCGATGCCAGAGACGACCATCGTGTACCGACAAATCGCCTGCATTTATATCGAAGCCAATTTCATGCTTATCCGGCTCGTTGTCCACGAAGTATTTTTTTCGGAACAACATTTTGAATAGCCCTTGTTTGTGTGTACCCGGAATAACGCGCAGGCCACCGTTTTCGTAAGGTGTCGGATTCAGGTGAATGCCTACATTAAGCATCGGCATGATCCGCTGACCAAGAAAAATATCGCGTGGGCTATCTGTATGCCAGCCCATCTGCGAAAACTTACTGTTAGGCGTACGAATGTAATGGTTGAGAATAAGGCCGTCTTTTTCAATTTCAGCAATACGTCCTTCGTAAGGTTGAAGAAGATCAACAACGGCCTGAAGGCGTGGGTCCTGCAAAAATTCGTGAAGCGCCTTGCTGTGCTGAGACAGAAAACACATTCGTTGAATCATTGCATTTCCGCCTTCATCCTGACCAAATTTCAGCGGAACGCCATTGACTTTGTCCCGCCCTTCGGCCAGCCACTCTTTTTCAATTCGTTCAACCTCACTGATGAATACCTTAACTGTTTCCGGATTAATAAAATTACGAAAAACGATAACACCATTCTTGTTGAAAAATTGGCGTTGTTCGGGGGTAATGGTGTCGCCCAGCGTAAAGGGCGGCAGGTTTATTTTGCTCATATCGGTGGTTTACAATTCGGAGGTTCCGTCCTTGGTGCCAACCGGCGACCGCGCTCTGTCCGATGGGCGCAAGTTTCACGGTATATTAAAGGGCCAAATCTACGAAATTTACAATTTTAGGAGTACTTTGCCGCAATTTAATTAATGTGACTTTAATTAACGATCGTTCTTATTCTTGTGTGCGTTTTACTACATAAAAGGTTGATTTTGCTGTTAATCAGCCTGTTAATAGGTAGTTTGGGAACCTTAAAAGCCCAGTCTGACAGTATACCACTACCGCGTCAACCGATTCCAATTCAACCATTAAAAACCAGAAATACCCTAATTCTACCCTTAGTAGCCCGTTCCATTGAAACGGACTGGTCGGTAGGATTAGCGGGTTCGTTTACCTTTCGATTCAATCGGCATGATACTCTCACCCGTACTTCCAACACTCAGGCGCTGGCATTATACTCCCTTCGAAAACAATTTATTGCTGCTATTAATGGCACGACTTACTTTCCCGGTGAGCGTATTATTCTGAATCACCAACTGTCGTACAGTAACTTCCCCGACAAATTCTGGGGCCTGGGTAAAAACGCACCCGACAACCATGAGGAGGCTTATACTTTTCAACAGTATTATGTTTATCTGCATTTTCAGCGCAAACTCAAGGATCGCATTTTTCTGGGGCTTCTTTACGAATACCAGCGGTTGCTGGGAGTCGAATATCTGCCCGGCGGACTGTTTGACCAATTAGCTGTACCGGGTCGCTATCCATATCATATTTCTGGAGCTGGGTTAAGTTTAACGTATGACTCACGCAACAATGCGTTTGCGCCTGACAAAGGCGGGTTCTTACAGGTCTTTTTTAATCATTTTTCACCCGCTTTTGGTTCCAATTTCCAGTACACTAATTATGTGATAGATTTCCGTCGATTTATTCGTCTCTATCGACAGCAGGTGCTTGCCATACAGGCTTATGGCTTTTTTAATTCGGGTGATGTTCCCCTGCGGAGTCTGGCCAGTTTTGGCGGATCGAACAGCATGCGTGGATTTTATGACGGCCGTTACCGAAGCAAAAATCAGGTAGTCGCACAGGCCGAATACCGTGTACCTCTTTTCTGGCGAATCGGCGCAGTTGGTTTTGTGGGTGTAGGCAACGTGGGAAGTCGTGTGAGCGAACTGAATTTTCAGGAAATAAAATACTCCTACGGGGGAGGTGTGCGTGTAGCTTTAAACCGAAAAGAACGCCTGAATCTTCGAGTCGATTATGGTTGGGGCGTAGGGCAGAACCTATCCAATGGCCTTTATTTTCAGTTAGGAGAGGCCTTTTAGGGGAGGGGTAAATGGATAATGTAAAATTGATAATGAATAATTATTGCTGATACATAATGGTTTTACATTATCCATTATCCCT contains:
- a CDS encoding SDR family NAD(P)-dependent oxidoreductase, whose amino-acid sequence is MPYALITGASKGIGLSIAKELARRKFDLLLVARSSSLLQEIAGQLATDHGIKTDFLAIDLAETGAAQQVFDWCSKKKYTIGMLVNNAGYGLSGPFEKHAMAEHNSMMAVNMTTLVELTYLFLPQLKQQSKSYILNIGSSAAYQAVPGLSLYAASKSFVLQFSRGLHQELKRTPVSVTCVCPGATDTNFVDRAQIGDKGRKAAEKVNMTPDDVAKQAVAATLAGKTEVVTGVLNKAGKLMAWLLPKGLVEQTAGSIYD
- a CDS encoding phytanoyl-CoA dioxygenase family protein, coding for MSKINLPPFTLGDTITPEQRQFFNKNGVIVFRNFINPETVKVFISEVERIEKEWLAEGRDKVNGVPLKFGQDEGGNAMIQRMCFLSQHSKALHEFLQDPRLQAVVDLLQPYEGRIAEIEKDGLILNHYIRTPNSKFSQMGWHTDSPRDIFLGQRIMPMLNVGIHLNPTPYENGGLRVIPGTHKQGLFKMLFRKKYFVDNEPDKHEIGFDINAGDLSVHDGRLWHRAQQSPLVGEGSRRRVMYVPVVTGKYMPKNANSKTPFYHRFISKVNI
- a CDS encoding BamA/TamA family outer membrane protein, producing the protein MGTLKAQSDSIPLPRQPIPIQPLKTRNTLILPLVARSIETDWSVGLAGSFTFRFNRHDTLTRTSNTQALALYSLRKQFIAAINGTTYFPGERIILNHQLSYSNFPDKFWGLGKNAPDNHEEAYTFQQYYVYLHFQRKLKDRIFLGLLYEYQRLLGVEYLPGGLFDQLAVPGRYPYHISGAGLSLTYDSRNNAFAPDKGGFLQVFFNHFSPAFGSNFQYTNYVIDFRRFIRLYRQQVLAIQAYGFFNSGDVPLRSLASFGGSNSMRGFYDGRYRSKNQVVAQAEYRVPLFWRIGAVGFVGVGNVGSRVSELNFQEIKYSYGGGVRVALNRKERLNLRVDYGWGVGQNLSNGLYFQLGEAF